One stretch of Anaerolineae bacterium DNA includes these proteins:
- a CDS encoding DUF1669 domain-containing protein, with product MTKKTTSRRLTSRSTQVTLGGILGAILLGLAIIAQLTGYDLLGLFPPPATELAPAETGNDLAAPLSVFFTAPTGSSDRSTYAGGLEETLAAAIRGARQTVDVAAFELNSRPIADALLDRHRQGVRVRLVTDNEHGLDIALYERYRAATGSAKEDIRLQFVTDPDDTLLDELYEAGIPIVDDRRNGLMHNKFVIIDSSEVWTGSYNLTVNDTYRNNNNLVHVRSARVAEDYQVEFNEMFQDRRFGPTSPANTPNPRVIVNNVPLEVYFAPEDGVIDRIIEKVNAAQTSMKFMAFSFTENALGEAVLRRVADGLHVEGVVETTGSITQWSELPKFFCAGLDVRQDGNPYMLHHKVIILDDQITIIGSFNFSGSATETNDENLMIIEDPAIAASYLAEYQRRFAEGRVPQGIDCSTVTPVAP from the coding sequence ATGACCAAGAAGACCACCTCCCGCCGCCTGACCAGCCGATCCACACAGGTAACGCTGGGCGGCATCCTTGGAGCAATCCTGCTGGGCCTGGCCATCATCGCCCAGTTGACTGGCTACGACCTGCTGGGGCTGTTCCCGCCGCCAGCAACCGAGCTGGCGCCCGCCGAAACCGGGAACGACCTGGCCGCGCCCTTGAGCGTGTTCTTCACCGCGCCAACCGGCAGCAGTGACCGATCCACGTATGCAGGCGGGCTGGAAGAGACGCTGGCGGCGGCTATCCGCGGCGCAAGGCAGACGGTCGATGTGGCCGCCTTTGAGCTGAACAGCCGGCCCATCGCCGATGCGCTGCTCGACCGGCATCGCCAGGGCGTACGTGTGCGGCTGGTCACCGACAACGAACATGGACTGGATATCGCCCTGTACGAACGCTACCGTGCCGCTACCGGCAGCGCCAAAGAGGATATCCGGCTGCAATTCGTGACCGACCCCGACGACACGTTGCTGGACGAGTTATACGAGGCGGGCATCCCGATCGTGGACGATCGACGCAATGGCCTGATGCACAATAAGTTCGTGATCATCGACAGCAGCGAGGTCTGGACCGGCAGTTACAACCTGACGGTAAACGACACCTACCGCAATAACAACAATCTGGTGCATGTCCGCAGCGCCCGCGTCGCCGAGGACTATCAGGTCGAGTTCAACGAGATGTTCCAGGATCGCCGCTTTGGCCCGACCTCGCCAGCCAATACGCCCAATCCGCGCGTGATCGTCAACAACGTGCCGCTTGAGGTGTACTTTGCGCCGGAGGATGGTGTCATTGACCGGATCATCGAGAAGGTCAATGCCGCACAGACCTCGATGAAGTTCATGGCCTTCTCGTTCACAGAAAACGCCCTGGGCGAGGCGGTGCTCAGGCGCGTCGCTGATGGTCTGCATGTCGAGGGCGTTGTGGAAACCACCGGCAGTATCACCCAGTGGAGTGAGTTGCCCAAGTTCTTCTGCGCCGGGCTGGATGTCCGCCAGGATGGCAATCCCTATATGCTGCACCACAAAGTCATCATTCTGGATGACCAGATCACGATCATCGGCTCGTTTAACTTCTCCGGCAGCGCCACCGAAACCAATGACGAGAACCTGATGATCATCGAGGATCCGGCGATCGCGGCAAGTTACCTGGCCGAATACCAGCGCCGCTTTGCCGAAGGGCGCGTTCCGCAGGGCATCGATTGCAGCACGGTGACGCCTGTCGCGCCCTGA